The DNA segment GACCCAATAATACCGTAAATTGGAATAAAAATCATGTTCAAGCCAATCGTCAAAAGCACCAAGAGTACTCCCAGAAACAAAACTGCCCTATAATATTTGGTATTGAAAATAATGGCGTTATTATTGCCCAAAATCAAATCAAAATACTTGGACAATCCAATCATGAAAACCACCAAAATACCACCAGCATATTCCGGCGGAACCATTTCATACAATTTGTTGATGTTGACAAAAATCCCCAACATCACGTAACCGCCTACCATTTGGAGATTTATGGATGTTTTTTTGTATAAAATATCCATTTCGTCGTGCTTGTTTTCGTGCATTAGTTTTGCCGTAATGGGATAAACAATTTGATGCATCGCGCGGCTTGGAACCGAAATAACCAGTGCTATATATGTCGCCACTGAGTAATAGGCAATATTTTCTATATTCATGTATTGATTAAGAATCATTTTATCTCCGTCCAACAGCAAATTGGCAACACTTCCCGACAAAATAATGTAAAATGTATAAACCAAAACATCCTTGGTGTTTTGGGGAATGGTGAACTGAAAATTGGGTTTTTCTATACTAAAAGCATAAAACATCGTTACCAAAAGTGCCAATAAATACACGACAGCCGTAGCGTAAACAAAGCCTTCAACGGTAATCCAATTATAATAAACGGCAACCAATAAAAGCAAGGATGCAAATCGCAAGCCTACTTCCTTGATAAAATTCCCAAAAACCGAATGCATGTGAACCCGCAACCAAGCATAAAATATTTCAAAATAAGCCATGCATAATCCAATGAACGGAATAAGCCAAATATAATTTTTAACGATGATATTCTTCTTCGACAAAAAGTACAGAATCTCGTCAAAAAAGTAAAACCCAATTAAAAACATTGGGATGATCAAGAGGAGAGGAAATAGCACCGTGAAAGACAAAAACCGTGATCTTTCCTCGTTTGTTTCATATTGTGAATAGAATTTTACCAAGGTATTTTGCATTCCAATGGCGAATAACGGCATAATTACATTGGCGGACGAAAGAATATAATTGGTTAAGGCATAATATGTGGCACCAAGAAAAACAGGATACAAATAGATGGTGTTGATACCTCCAATGGCAAAACCGATGTAGGTGATTATGGTATTCTTTAAGGACTGATTTAATACTATTCCCATTATTTGATTTAGGATTTTAAATTTTAGATTTTAGGATTAGCTATCAATTCAACTAATTTTTCCGTCAAACTCTTTCTGGAATATTGTTGCAACCCTACGGCATTCGATTGTAGTTTACCTTCCAAAAACTGGTTATAATAGCCCAAAAGTACGCTTTTAAGCTTCATTTTCTCGGAATAATCGAAGAATACTCCCGTGTTTGTATTGGTGATGATTTCGGCAAAGTCGGAACCGTTGGGGCCAATGGCAATAATGGGTCTGCCCGAAACCATGTATTCGAATAATTTTCCCGGAATAATGCTTTTGGTGTCTTCAGAATTGATTTCGATAAGCAACAATACTTGTGACTTTCTTTGATGGGCAATCGCTTCGGAATGCGAAACATAGCCCAAATTATTCAAATACGGATTCAATCCAAATTGAGAAATGGTTTCCAACACTTCCTGACTGACTGCTCCCATCAATTTTATTTCCAAATGGTTTTTAAAATCAGGAATTTCATTGATCAGTTCCACCAAACATTCCCATAACATTTTAGGATTTCTTTCGGAAAGAAAAGAACCAATGTGAGCCAAAGAAAATTGGGTATCCAAGGCTTGTTTCTCGACTTTTTCCGTGTCATAACCGTTCGTAATCACGGCAATTGGCTTGGTTGTAATGGCTTGAAACTCGGTTTTTGTGGTATTGCTGGTTACTATAATCGTGTCGGCAGAATTCAAAACTTGGTGTTCCAATGCCTTGTGTTTCTTGGCAGCATAATTCGACAATCGCAAGGATTTATGATAGCCAATGGTTGTCCAGGGATCTCGAAAATCGGCAAACCATTTCACGTTCAATTTTTGCTTCAATTCCATTCCAATAAGGTGCAAACTATGTGGCGGCCCCGAAGTGACAATCGTGTCGATATTGTTTTCGACAATGTATTTTTCCAAAAATGCCACCGAAGGTTTTACCCAAAAAACACGGGCATCAGGGATAAAAAGATTACCCCGAATCCAAAGAAACATTTTATCCAAAAAAGATTGTTTTTTCTGGTTTGGAATAATTCCCGAATTCATTTTTTTGGTTTTGTTCTTCGAAAAAAAAGAAGCCAATTGATACGGTTCGAAGATTTTATGTTTTAAAATAATGGCCTTGTCCGAAACCTCGTTTACCAAGTTCTCGTCAACAATGGGATAGGTTGGATTTTCCGGAATATAGACAATCGGCTGGACGCCAAAATCCGGTAAATATTTCACGAATTTCAACCAACGCTGGACGCCTGGCCCACCGGCTGGAGGCCAATAATAGGTAATTATGAGGAGTTTTTCTGTTTCGGGTTTCAAGTTTTGGGTTTTGGGTTTCACGAACAATTTGTCATTCCGTAGGAATCTCATTTCCGTTTCAAGTTTCACTAACAATTATTGAATTTTCATTAACATCTTTAGCTAGTTGATAATATTCATACTTGCTTTTCCATCCATTAGATTTATCCATTATTTCAAATAATCGCTCCAAACGCTCAACAAACAGAGCATTGGTCTTCTCATCAATATACTTCCTTTGGACAAGATTTATAGATTTTAAATTTGTTTTCATATTTAAAGGTAAACAAAGTCTATACTCAATTTTCTTTACTCTTTTTTTGTTCTAAAATAAATTCCACCACCCAACAATAGCAACATTCCAATAAAGCTGAAAAGCGTAATGGTACTTCCCGTTTGTATCACTTGCGGTTCAAACTTGAATTCTATAGTATGTTTCCCTTCCGGAATTCGTAGTGCTCTTAAAACATAATCTACAGGGAAATGCGTTGTTTTTTGACCATCTATATAAGCATTCCAACCATTTTCATAATACATTTCAGAGAAAACTGCCAATCCTTTACCTGAATTTTCAGAAGTATATTTAAGGTAATTCGGTTTATAAATATCCAACTTAATACTTCCGCTATCATCAAAATCTTCTTTTAAACGGGCGTCGTTAAACTTAGATCCATAATCGTGTACATTG comes from the Flavobacterium limnophilum genome and includes:
- a CDS encoding oligosaccharide flippase family protein, with protein sequence MGIVLNQSLKNTIITYIGFAIGGINTIYLYPVFLGATYYALTNYILSSANVIMPLFAIGMQNTLVKFYSQYETNEERSRFLSFTVLFPLLLIIPMFLIGFYFFDEILYFLSKKNIIVKNYIWLIPFIGLCMAYFEIFYAWLRVHMHSVFGNFIKEVGLRFASLLLLVAVYYNWITVEGFVYATAVVYLLALLVTMFYAFSIEKPNFQFTIPQNTKDVLVYTFYIILSGSVANLLLDGDKMILNQYMNIENIAYYSVATYIALVISVPSRAMHQIVYPITAKLMHENKHDEMDILYKKTSINLQMVGGYVMLGIFVNINKLYEMVPPEYAGGILVVFMIGLSKYFDLILGNNNAIIFNTKYYRAVLFLGVLLVLLTIGLNMIFIPIYGIIGSAFATLLSITLYSLAKLLFVVKRLHLYPFTKQTLYSMALTLVLFVAFYFWEFPFNPIISIMLKSILMTIAYVYLNYKFVISTEINQVIDKLLKKLKVVR
- a CDS encoding glycosyltransferase family 4 protein; the protein is MRFLRNDKLFVKPKTQNLKPETEKLLIITYYWPPAGGPGVQRWLKFVKYLPDFGVQPIVYIPENPTYPIVDENLVNEVSDKAIILKHKIFEPYQLASFFSKNKTKKMNSGIIPNQKKQSFLDKMFLWIRGNLFIPDARVFWVKPSVAFLEKYIVENNIDTIVTSGPPHSLHLIGMELKQKLNVKWFADFRDPWTTIGYHKSLRLSNYAAKKHKALEHQVLNSADTIIVTSNTTKTEFQAITTKPIAVITNGYDTEKVEKQALDTQFSLAHIGSFLSERNPKMLWECLVELINEIPDFKNHLEIKLMGAVSQEVLETISQFGLNPYLNNLGYVSHSEAIAHQRKSQVLLLIEINSEDTKSIIPGKLFEYMVSGRPIIAIGPNGSDFAEIITNTNTGVFFDYSEKMKLKSVLLGYYNQFLEGKLQSNAVGLQQYSRKSLTEKLVELIANPKI